A single window of Rhodamnia argentea isolate NSW1041297 chromosome 5, ASM2092103v1, whole genome shotgun sequence DNA harbors:
- the LOC115743726 gene encoding peptidyl-prolyl cis-trans isomerase FKBP20-1 produces MAEAIDLTGDGGVMKTIVRRAKPDAVSPSETLPLVDVRYEGVLAETGEVFDSTHEDNTLFSFEIGKGSVISAWDIGLRTMKVGEIAKITCKPEYAYGSTGSPPDIPPDATLIFEVELVACKPCKGLTVSGVTEDKARLEELKKQREMAAATKEEEKKKREEAKAAAAARVQAKLDAKKGHGKGKGKAK; encoded by the exons ATGGCTGAGGCAATCGATTTGACTGGTGATGGAGGGGTCATGAAGACAATTGTGAGACGAGCAAAACCCGATGCAGTCTCTCCTTCGGAGACCCTTCCTCTTGTTGATG TTCGTTATGAAGGAGTTCTTGCTGAAACTGGTGAAGTCTTTGACTCGACACATGAAGACAATACTCTTTTCTCCTTTGAGATCGGAAAAGGCTCGGTGATCAGTGCTTGGGACATTGGACTGAGAACTATGAAG GTTGGGGAGATTGCTAAGATCACATGTAAGCCAGAATATGCCTATGGCAGCACGGGTTCTCCACCTGATATCCCACCAGA TGCAACTCTTATATTTGAGGTGGAGTTAGTTGCATGCAAGCCGTGCAAGGGCCTTACAGTGAGCGGTGTTACAGAAGACAAGGCTAGGCTTGA GGAGCTGAAGAAGCAAAGGGAGATGGCTGCCGCGACcaaggaggaagagaagaagaagagggaagaagctAAAGCTGCGGCCGCTGCTCGCGTTCAAGCCAAGCTGGATGCCAAGAAAGGTCATGGGAAGGGAAAGGGTAAAGCAAAATGA
- the LOC115743725 gene encoding E3 ubiquitin-protein ligase SDIR1-like isoform X2, which translates to MSFVFRGSRPDIETGFSEFIPERRAVRFHAARPVKSNSLAFLVTVLLLFMMLNSNQMSPNFLLWLVLGVFLMATTLRMYATCQQLQAQAQVHAAAANSLLGHTELRLHMPPSIALATRGRLQGLRLQLALLDREFDELDYETLRVLDTDNVPSVPSMSEEEINALPVHKYKVTGLPCGSSAEHGLSSLSIEEKKQDVSAAAGSMKSSDDELMCTVCLEQVSAGELIRSLPCMHQFHATCIDPWLRQQGTCPVCKFRVASGWRENGQGIDTTFMV; encoded by the exons ATGAGTTTTGTGTTTCGAGGTAGTAGACCAGATATAGAAACTGGATTTTCAGAATTTATTCCCGAGCGCCGTGCTGTG CGTTTTCATGCAGCGCGACCGGTTAAGTCTAACTCACTAGCATTTCTTGTCACGG TTCTCCTGCTGTTCATGATGCTCAACTCCAACCAGATGTCACCGAATTTTTTG CTCTGGCTCGTCCTTGGTGTCTTCTTGATGGCAACAACCCTTAGGATGTATGCGACTTGTCAACAACTTCAAGCTCAGGCCCAGGTCCACGCTGCAGCTGCCAATAGCCTACTTGGTCATACTGAATTGCGGTTGCACATGCCACCATCCATAGCACTTGCAACAAGAGGACGTTTGCAAGGCCTTAGGCTTCAGCTTGCTCTTCTGGACCGGGAGTTTGATGAATTAG ACTATGAAACTTTGAGAGTACTGGATACTGATAATGTTCCATCAGTTCCATCAATGAGTGAAGAAGAGATCAATGCTCTTCCCGTCCACAAATACAAGGTTACTGGTCTTCCATG TGGCTCCTCTGCGGAACATGGCTTGTCTTCATTATCCATTGAG GAGAAAAAGCAAGATGTAAGTGCTGCAGCTGGGAGCATGAAGAGTTCAGATGACGAGCTGATGTGCACTGTATGCTTGGAGCAAGTTTCAGCAGGAGAGCTCATCCGAAGCTTGCCGTGCATGCATCAG TTCCATGCAACTTGCATTGATCCATGGTTGAGACAGCAGGGAACGTGTCCTGTTTGTAAATTCAGAGTTGCATCTGGATGGCGTGAAAATGGGCAAGGAATCGACACTACATTCATGGTCTGA
- the LOC115743725 gene encoding E3 ubiquitin-protein ligase SDIR1-like isoform X1: MSFVFRGSRPDIETGFSEFIPERRAVRFHAARPVKSNSLAFLVTVLLLFMMLNSNQMSPNFLLWLVLGVFLMATTLRMYATCQQLQAQAQVHAAAANSLLGHTELRLHMPPSIALATRGRLQGLRLQLALLDREFDELDYETLRVLDTDNVPSVPSMSEEEINALPVHKYKVTGLPCSGSSAEHGLSSLSIEEKKQDVSAAAGSMKSSDDELMCTVCLEQVSAGELIRSLPCMHQFHATCIDPWLRQQGTCPVCKFRVASGWRENGQGIDTTFMV, encoded by the exons ATGAGTTTTGTGTTTCGAGGTAGTAGACCAGATATAGAAACTGGATTTTCAGAATTTATTCCCGAGCGCCGTGCTGTG CGTTTTCATGCAGCGCGACCGGTTAAGTCTAACTCACTAGCATTTCTTGTCACGG TTCTCCTGCTGTTCATGATGCTCAACTCCAACCAGATGTCACCGAATTTTTTG CTCTGGCTCGTCCTTGGTGTCTTCTTGATGGCAACAACCCTTAGGATGTATGCGACTTGTCAACAACTTCAAGCTCAGGCCCAGGTCCACGCTGCAGCTGCCAATAGCCTACTTGGTCATACTGAATTGCGGTTGCACATGCCACCATCCATAGCACTTGCAACAAGAGGACGTTTGCAAGGCCTTAGGCTTCAGCTTGCTCTTCTGGACCGGGAGTTTGATGAATTAG ACTATGAAACTTTGAGAGTACTGGATACTGATAATGTTCCATCAGTTCCATCAATGAGTGAAGAAGAGATCAATGCTCTTCCCGTCCACAAATACAAGGTTACTGGTCTTCCATG TAGTGGCTCCTCTGCGGAACATGGCTTGTCTTCATTATCCATTGAG GAGAAAAAGCAAGATGTAAGTGCTGCAGCTGGGAGCATGAAGAGTTCAGATGACGAGCTGATGTGCACTGTATGCTTGGAGCAAGTTTCAGCAGGAGAGCTCATCCGAAGCTTGCCGTGCATGCATCAG TTCCATGCAACTTGCATTGATCCATGGTTGAGACAGCAGGGAACGTGTCCTGTTTGTAAATTCAGAGTTGCATCTGGATGGCGTGAAAATGGGCAAGGAATCGACACTACATTCATGGTCTGA
- the LOC115743749 gene encoding aspartic proteinase PCS1-like, protein MPTKTRPHSLPPLKNLPENLLQILSMAVLGSRHHRLRLTFLFFAAVFNCNGALSPSPPTPNRQLLFLLPLKTQNIPSLSSSLPRARASAEGRLPFRHNITLTVSVSVGFPPQPATMVLDTGSELSWLRCSSPKVQQPVFHPLASKSYSPVPCSSPTCAAQTRDLPVPASCDPSKLCHVIVSYADASSAEGTLASDALLIGPSARPGFLFGCMDSGQSSSPDEDARTTGLMGMNRGSLSLVTQMGLGKFSYCISGLDSSGVLLFGDAGFDWVGPLNYTPLVQISTPLPYFDRVAYTIQMDGIKVSGKVLPLPKSVFEPDHTGAGQTMVDSGTQFTFLLGPVYAALKNEFSRQTRGSARVLNDPNFVFQGAMDLCYLVPSARPELPELPEVRLVFRGAEMSVPGRRLLYRVPGEWRGSDWVYCFTFGNSDLLGVEAFVIGHHHQQDMWMEFDLERSRVGFAEVRCDLASQRLGLG, encoded by the coding sequence ATGCCCACCAAAACCAGACCTCACTCCCTCCCTCCATTGAAGAACCTCCCCGAAAACCTTCTTCAAATCCTGTCCATGGCCGTTCTCGGCAGCCGCCACCACCGTCTTCGCctcaccttcctcttcttcgCCGCCGTCTTCAACTGCAACggcgctctctctccctcacctccCACACCCAACCGTCAACTCCTCTTCCTGCTCCCGCTCAAGACCCAGAACATACCAagcctctcctcctccctcccgAGAGCAAGAGCCTCCGCCGAGGGCAGGCTCCCCTTCCGACACAACATCACCCTCACCGTCTCCGTCTCCGTCGGGTTCCCGCCGCAGCCCGCCACCATGGTCCTCGACACCGGCAGCGAGCTCTCCTGGCTCCGCTGCAGCTCCCCGAAGGTGCAGCAGCCCGTCTTCCACCCGCTCGCCTCCAAGTCCTACTCCCCCGTCCCCTGCTCTTCCCCGACCTGCGCGGCCCAGACGCGAGACCTGCCCGTGCCAGCTTCCTGCGACCCGAGCAAGCTTTGCCATGTCATCGTCTCCTACGCCGACGCCTCCTCCGCGGAGGGTACCCTCGCTTCGGACGCCCTCCTGATCGGCCCGTCGGCCCGGCCCGGTTTCCTTTTCGGGTGCATGGATTCGGGCCAGAGCAGCAGCCCGGACGAGGACGCCAGGACCACCGGGCTGATGGGCATGAACCGCGGGTCCCTGTCCCTCGTGACCCAGATGGGCCTCGGCAAGTTCTCCTACTGCATCTCGGGCCTCGACTCCTCCGGCGTCCTGCTGTTCGGGGACGCGGGCTTCGATTGGGTCGGGCCCCTGAACTACACCCCGTTGGTCCAGATCTCAACCCCGTTACCCTATTTCGACCGGGTGGCGTACACGATCCAAATGGACGGCATCAAGGTCTCGGGCAAAGTCCTGCCCCTCCCGAAGTCCGTGTTCGAGCCCGACCACACCGGGGCGGGCCAGACCATGGTCGACTCGGGCACCCAGTTCACTTTCCTCCTCGGGCCGGTGTACGCTGCATTAAAGAACGAGTTCTCGAGACAGACTCGGGGCTCGGCGAGAGTCCTAAACGACCCGAACTTCGTGTTCCAAGGAGCCATGGACCTGTGCTACCTGGTCCCTTCGGCTCGGCCTGAGTTGCCCGAACTGCCCGAGGTGAGGCTGGTTTTTCGGGGGGCCGAGATGAGCGTGCCGGGCCGGAGGCTACTGTATCGGGTGCCCGGAGAGTGGAGGGGGAGTGATTGGGTGTATTGCTTCACGTTCGGGAACTCCGATCTGCTGGGGGTGGAGGCGTTTGTGATTGGTCATCACCATCAGCAGGACATGTGGATGGAGTTTGATTTGGAGAGGTCACGGGTCGGGTTCGCTGAGGTTAGGTGCGATCTTGCTAGTCAACGGCTTGGCTTAGGTTAG
- the LOC115743721 gene encoding probable E3 ubiquitin-protein ligase RHC2A: protein MSSATSSYWCYRCSRFIRVWSQDSITCPNCDGGFVEEIENAPLPIPSDARRRRFPTAAMYMIGSRSNQDQNPGLGLRRSRRNGGDRSPFNPVIVLRRPSDGGNDGGERSSYELYYDDGGGSGLRPLPASISEFLLGSGFDRLLDQLSQIEINGIGRFEHPPASKAAIESMPTIEIGEDHVSTELHCAVCKELFELGSEAREMPCKHLYHTDCILPWLSMRNSCPVCRHELPADTPESQESNSGENVRSEDEETVGLTIWRLPGGGFAVGRFSGGRRGGERELPVVYTEMDGGFNNGGVPRRISWAARGSRGRESGGIRRILRNLFACFGGRSGSSVASSSESSLDSTVRARSISTSNMPSLRRQRALANAASRR, encoded by the coding sequence ATGTCTTCAGCGACGTCGTCGTACTGGTGCTATAGGTGCAGCCGTTTCATTAGGGTTTGGAGCCAAGATTCGATCACTTGCCCCAATTGCGACGGCGGATTCGTCGAGGAGATCGAGAACGCGCCGCTGCCGATCCCCAGCGATGCTCGCCGCAGGAGATTCCCCACCGCCGCGATGTACATGATCGGGTCGAGGTCGAACCAGGATCAAAATCCCGGCCTGGGCCTGCGCAGGAGCCGCAGGAACGGGGGTGACCGGTCTCCGTTCAATCCAGTCATCGTGCTGCGCCGGCCGTCCGATGGCGGCAATGATGGTGGCGAGAGGAGCAGCTATGAATTGTACTACGATGATGGTGGAGGGTCCGGGTTGAGGCCCTTGCCTGCGAGCATATCTGAGTTTTTGCTCGGATCCGGCTTTGATAGGCTGCTTGACCAGCTCTCGCAGATCGAAATCAATGGTATTGGGAGGTTTGAGCATCCGCCAGCATCAAAAGCGGCAATTGAGTCTATGCCCACAATTGAAATCGGTGAGGACCACGTGTCAACTGAATTGCACTGTGCTGTTTGTAAGGAATTGTTTGAATTAGGGTCTGAGGCTAGAGAAATGCCCTGCAAGCACTTATATCATACTGATTGCATATTGCCTTGGCTGTCAATGCGCAATTCGTGCCCTGTGTGCCGCCACGAGCTGCCGGCAGATACCCCAGAATCCCAGGAGTCGAATAGTGGTGAAAATGTTAGGTCGGAGGATGAGGAGACAGTAGGTTTGACCATATGGAGGTTACCTGGTGGGGGATTCGCGGTGGGACGGTTCTCTGGTGGAAGAAGAGGTGGCGAGAGGGAATTGCCGGTTGTTTACACGGAAATGGATGGTGGGTTTAATAATGGAGGAGTGCCTAGGAGAATTTCTTGGGCTGCAAGAGGGAGTAGAGGTAGAGAGAGTGGTGGGATCAGGAGGATTTTGAGGAATCTGTTTGCTTGTTTtggtggacggtcgggatcgtCAGTTGCTTCAAGTTCTGAGTCCAGTTTGGATTCAACTGTGAGAGCTAGGTCGATTTCGACCTCTAATATGCCCTCTTTGAGGAGGCAGAGGGCTTTAGCTAATGCTGCAAGCAGGAGATAG